One region of Malania oleifera isolate guangnan ecotype guangnan chromosome 6, ASM2987363v1, whole genome shotgun sequence genomic DNA includes:
- the LOC131157974 gene encoding pentatricopeptide repeat-containing protein At4g20090-like — protein MGSYKQGDSTFYSLIENYADLGDFGTVEKVLGRMKREQRVLRENNFIVLFKAYGRAHLPEKAVDLFHRMVDEFHCRRTVRSLNSVLNVIIQEGLFSRALEFYSIIVGANNNIMPNVLTYNLIIKAACRLRFADKAVEVFREMSLRKCIPDVFTYNTRMDGLCKDDRIDEAVSLLDEMQIEGCFPNPVTFNVLINELCRKGDITRAAKLVDNMFLKGCVPNEVTHNILIHGLCLNGKLDKAVGLLDQMLSKKCMPNHVTYGTIINGLVKQGRAVDGTLVLISMEEKGHCANEYIYSALISGLFKEEKPKQAMRLWKEMTEKGCKPNTVVYSALIDGPCREGKPEGAKEVLIEMMNKGCSPNAFTYSSLVKGFFKAGEAQKSILLWEEMASSNCIHNEVCYSILIHGLCKDGRLREAMMVWKHMLGRGCKPDSVSYTSMIQGFCNAGAIEQGLKLFNEMLCQESESQPDLLTYNILFNSLCEKNNISHAVELLNSMLDRGYDPDIVTCNIFLRTLREKVIPPQDGQEFLDELVVRLHKRDRFIGASRILQVMLQKFLPPKPSTWERVVQKLCKPKKTRAVIDKCWRDLFC, from the coding sequence ATGGGTTCTTATAAGCAAGGCGATTCAACCTTTTATTCACTCATTGAAAATTATGCCGATTTGGGTGACTTCGGGACGGTGGAGAAGGTTTTAGGTCGAATGAAACGGGAACAAAGAGTTCTCAGGGAAAATAATTTCATTGTGTTGTTCAAAGCCTATGGAAGGGCGCATTTACCGGAGAAGGCGGTGGACTTGTTCCATAGAATGGTGGATGAGTTCCACTGTAGGAGAACTGTTCGATCTTTGAATTCAGTTCTTAATGTAATTATCCAAGAAGGCCTTTTTTCTCGTGCTCTGGAGTTCTATTCAATTATTGTTGGtgctaataataatattatgCCGAACGTTCTCACTTATAACTTAATTATAAAAGCTGCATGTAGACTGAGATTTGCTGATAAAGCAGTTGAAGTGTTTAGAGAAATGTCACTTCGGAAATGCATCCCTGATGTATTCACCTACAACACACGAATGGATGGGTTGTGCAAAGATGATAGAATTGACGAAGCAGTTTCACTTTTGGACGAGATGCAGATAGAGGGGTGTTTCCCGAACCCTGTAACATTTAATGTGTTGATCAACGAGCTTTGCAGGAAGGGAGACATCACTCGTGCGGCCAAGCTTGTAGACAATATGTTTCTCAAAGGTTGTGTTCCAAATGAAGTGACACATAACATTCTTATCCATGGCTTGTGTCTTAATGGTAAGTTGGACAAGGCAGTTGGTCTTTTGGATCAGATGTTGTCGAAAAAATGTATGCCTAATCATGTCACTTATGGAACAATAATCAATGGGCTTGTTAAGCAAGGAAGAGCAGTTGATGGGACCCTTGTATTAATATCTATGGAAGAGAAAGGGCATTGTGCAAATGAGTATATTTATTCGGCTCTTATTAGTGGATTGTTCAAGGAGGAAAAACCCAAGCAGGCGATGAGACTGTGGAAAGAAATGACAGAAAAGGGTTGCAAGCCCAATACTGTTGTTTACAGTGCTCTCATAGATGGTCCCTGTCGAGAAGGGAAACCAGAGGGAGCAAAAGAAGTTCTCATTGAGATGATGAATAAGGGTTGCTCACCCAATGCTTTCACTTATAGCTCCTTGGTGAAAGGTTTCTTCAAGGCAGGTGAAGCTCAAAAATCTATTCTCTTGTGGGAAGAAATGGCAAGTAGTAATTGTATTCATAATGAGGTTTGTTATAGCATACTCATCCATGGCCTATGCAAGGATGGAAGGCTGAGGGAGGCTATGATGGTGTGGAAGCACATGTTGGGCAGAGGATGTAAACCCGATTCTGTCTCTTACACCTCAATGATTCAAGGCTTCTGCAATGCTGGTGCTATAGAACAGGGTTTAAAACTTTTCAATGAGATGCTTTGCCAGGAGTCTGAGTCTCAACCAGATTTGCTCacttataacatattattcaatAGCTTATGTGAGAAAAATAACATCTCCCATGCTGTTGAACTTCTAAACAGTATGCTTGATCGAGGCTATGATCCTGACATAGTCACATGCAACatttttttgagaactttgagagagaagGTAATCCCACCTCAAGATGGGCAAGAGTTTCTAGATGAGCTTGTAGTGCGGCTACATAAGCGTGATAGATTTATTGGTGCTTCCAGAATTTTACAAGTGATGCTGCAGAAGTTTCTGCCACCAAAACCCTCCACTTGGGAAAGGGTTGTTCAGAAGCTTTGCAAGCCTAAGAAGACTAGAGCAGTCATTGACAAATGCTGGAGAGACTTATTTTGCTGA